A single window of Anaerocolumna chitinilytica DNA harbors:
- a CDS encoding TldD/PmbA family protein, which translates to MKVKSSTYLQQVKPLLKELLDSLLVKYRYVSILASDSKSMIYSVSKRGTVVSEDSLLSGRGFVAKIYDGNSYGEYSFNAITKELLPEILKKIEDSLIPLKDNLPEGIEVISYDELKDEALSFHEGTEYQESLSDMGSEKVIAQLTALSEEGRNYNSAILDCSAGLRFQEYHKLFLSRGKDMEQDVLWTTGSIMVMVSKGEEIKYYFNGYSNLGGSELLKGMKEGLKETADSALTLLDSTPITPGEYECICTPEVTGMIVHEAFGHGVEMDMFVKKRALAEKYIGEYVASPLITMHDGGTAAKETATYFFDDEGIPAKDTVIIEKGILKRGISDSQSAMYLGTEPTGNGRRQSYERKAYTRMTNTFFEEGQDKVEDMIASIKYGFLLDNPSSGMEDPKNWGIQCMVNVAKEIKDGKLTGRIFSPIVLTGYVPDLLKSITMVSEKKALGGGGFCGKGYKEWVKVSDGGPYIKAKIRLG; encoded by the coding sequence ATGAAAGTTAAATCAAGTACTTACTTACAGCAGGTAAAACCGCTTTTAAAGGAACTCCTTGACAGCCTCCTGGTCAAGTATCGCTATGTATCAATCCTGGCCTCCGATTCCAAATCAATGATTTACAGCGTATCCAAGCGTGGAACCGTAGTCTCTGAGGACTCTTTATTAAGCGGAAGAGGCTTTGTAGCAAAGATATATGACGGAAACAGTTATGGTGAATATTCTTTTAACGCAATAACCAAAGAACTGCTTCCTGAAATTCTGAAAAAGATTGAGGACAGCCTGATACCCCTAAAAGACAATTTACCCGAAGGAATCGAGGTTATCTCATATGATGAGCTAAAGGATGAAGCATTATCCTTTCATGAAGGCACCGAATATCAGGAAAGTCTGTCTGATATGGGCAGCGAAAAAGTCATTGCCCAGTTAACGGCTCTTAGTGAAGAAGGCAGAAATTATAACTCTGCTATTCTTGATTGCTCTGCAGGTTTAAGATTTCAGGAATACCACAAGCTTTTTCTCTCCCGCGGCAAAGATATGGAACAGGATGTTTTATGGACCACCGGTTCTATTATGGTTATGGTATCAAAAGGAGAGGAAATTAAGTACTACTTTAACGGCTACTCCAATCTAGGCGGCAGTGAGTTGTTAAAAGGTATGAAAGAAGGCTTAAAAGAGACTGCTGACTCTGCCCTGACTTTACTTGACAGTACTCCTATTACTCCCGGAGAATATGAATGCATTTGCACTCCCGAAGTTACCGGCATGATTGTTCATGAAGCATTCGGACATGGTGTGGAAATGGATATGTTCGTTAAGAAAAGAGCCCTTGCTGAAAAATATATCGGTGAGTATGTTGCCTCTCCTCTGATTACCATGCATGACGGCGGTACTGCTGCTAAGGAAACAGCTACCTATTTCTTCGACGATGAAGGTATCCCTGCAAAAGACACTGTTATTATTGAAAAAGGTATTTTAAAAAGAGGTATCAGTGACAGCCAGAGTGCTATGTACCTGGGTACAGAGCCTACCGGAAACGGAAGAAGACAAAGCTATGAAAGAAAAGCTTATACCCGTATGACAAACACCTTCTTTGAAGAAGGTCAAGATAAAGTAGAAGATATGATAGCTTCTATTAAATATGGATTCCTTTTGGATAATCCCAGCAGCGGAATGGAAGATCCTAAGAATTGGGGAATTCAATGCATGGTAAATGTTGCAAAAGAGATAAAAGACGGTAAATTAACCGGCAGAATCTTTTCTCCCATCGTACTTACCGGTTATGTTCCTGACCTGTTAAAATCCATTACCATGGTTTCTGAAAAGAAAGCCCTGGGAGGCGGCGGTTTCTGCGGTAAGGGTTATAAAGAGTGGGTTAAAGTATCCGATGGCGGCCCTTACATAAAAGCAAAGATTCGTCTGGGTTAG
- a CDS encoding GNAT family N-acetyltransferase, with the protein MIYIPDRQINIRTMEFVNTQMIFYYQNSQKVEEQHKKYVFSAELNGKTAGYITLNLNSEKGPFAKKDIPELEDFHVFPEYRSMGIGNILLDAAEEKAAGFSNAISVCIGLHSGYSAAHRIYTRRGYIPDGTGVWYEGEPLKPFAKCYNNKNLVIYLMKEFHDIK; encoded by the coding sequence ATGATTTACATTCCAGATAGACAGATAAATATAAGAACAATGGAATTTGTGAATACCCAAATGATATTTTATTATCAGAATTCTCAAAAGGTAGAAGAGCAACATAAAAAATATGTATTTAGCGCAGAACTTAACGGAAAAACTGCCGGTTATATCACTTTGAATCTAAACAGTGAAAAAGGTCCGTTTGCCAAGAAGGATATCCCAGAATTGGAAGATTTTCATGTGTTCCCGGAATACAGAAGTATGGGTATTGGAAATATATTATTGGATGCGGCAGAAGAGAAAGCAGCAGGCTTCAGTAATGCTATCTCCGTATGTATTGGTCTTCACAGCGGTTATAGTGCGGCACACAGAATATATACACGGAGAGGATATATCCCTGACGGAACCGGGGTCTGGTACGAAGGTGAGCCCTTAAAGCCTTTTGCCAAATGCTATAATAATAAGAATCTCGTGATTTATCTGATGAAGGAATTTCATGATATTAAATAA
- a CDS encoding sigma factor gives MASKVSGHYITKSDDEWAIALTAFVQAVKEYDLNKGNFISFAKLVVQRRLIDYIRQQMKYKPEVTVNPVTFDMDSEEEEDDKVRYAITKKSMETGGKDSLVLEINTVNENLKEYGFSFFDLTKCSPKAAKTKSACARVIHFCVQDPMIITVLKNTKLLPVKILEKNTKVPRKIIERHRKYIIAAIVILSGEYLELAEYLRYIREEKIQ, from the coding sequence GTGGCGTCAAAGGTTTCAGGGCATTACATTACAAAAAGCGACGATGAATGGGCTATAGCCTTAACTGCTTTTGTACAGGCTGTGAAAGAGTATGATTTGAATAAAGGGAATTTTATAAGCTTTGCTAAATTGGTTGTCCAAAGGCGGTTAATCGATTATATCCGGCAGCAGATGAAATACAAACCGGAAGTAACGGTAAATCCGGTAACTTTTGATATGGATTCAGAAGAGGAAGAAGACGATAAAGTTCGATATGCAATTACGAAAAAATCAATGGAGACCGGCGGCAAGGATAGCCTTGTGCTGGAAATCAATACAGTTAATGAGAATTTGAAAGAATATGGTTTTTCTTTTTTTGATTTAACAAAATGTTCCCCCAAAGCCGCAAAAACAAAAAGCGCCTGTGCAAGGGTTATTCATTTCTGCGTTCAAGACCCTATGATAATAACTGTCTTAAAGAATACAAAATTACTGCCCGTAAAAATTCTTGAAAAAAATACGAAAGTACCCCGAAAAATTATAGAGCGGCATCGAAAATATATAATAGCAGCCATAGTGATACTTTCCGGAGAGTATCTTGAACTTGCAGAATATCTGCGTTACATCAGAGAGGAGAAAATACAATGA
- a CDS encoding anti-sigma-I factor RsgI family protein has protein sequence MKSIVVEIKGKYAAILSDDGSVTKIRNHNYAVGQEVLLEKAGYQPKADNGLLLQEKEKGMIMNKLHITKKLAVCAACVVLLLLCSGTVAWAYTSPYSYVSLDVNPSIYYTLNRFDQVINVKAVNDDGKVILEKINISGLKYKSIEKAILSTVQEITKEGYFTRDYTQTVTGSAIQVPDSTNTGTNVVTGSAIQVPGSTNTVTGSAISIDGGIVITVSSGNAKLSHGLVKDIRKSVKDFVKENVVVEVSSVGLDRVKEARELGVTPGKLNLVEKLKKSAADPESIVIEEWLDKPVKVIMQEIKKNKKAAVTADETAEVKTQEDTDSGNTDIDKVKEEKKNTDKIDNKKVKKEKVKKEKDDKENITNSDKDKEDTIKSQDKKENVKSEKASDKIEKKELKKQSKEALKAKKEEEKEQKAETKDQKKYEKDTEKSQYSGDIKDEEEQDDQGNSNKSNGESYGKYKSSESSDSKSEKNPQHK, from the coding sequence ATGAAATCAATAGTAGTTGAAATAAAAGGTAAATATGCAGCAATACTGTCTGATGATGGCAGCGTAACGAAAATCAGAAACCATAATTATGCAGTTGGTCAGGAAGTTCTGCTGGAAAAGGCAGGCTATCAGCCCAAAGCTGATAACGGCTTACTGCTGCAAGAAAAGGAAAAGGGTATGATCATGAACAAACTACATATTACAAAAAAATTGGCAGTATGCGCGGCTTGCGTGGTATTATTACTATTATGTTCCGGCACCGTGGCATGGGCATATACATCACCATATTCCTATGTCAGCCTGGATGTAAATCCCTCAATCTATTACACCTTAAATCGCTTTGACCAGGTAATCAATGTAAAAGCGGTAAATGATGATGGAAAAGTCATATTAGAAAAAATTAATATATCAGGTTTGAAATATAAATCTATTGAAAAAGCAATTCTGTCCACCGTACAAGAAATTACAAAAGAAGGTTATTTTACAAGAGACTATACCCAGACAGTTACCGGTTCAGCTATTCAGGTTCCGGACAGTACAAACACCGGAACAAACGTAGTTACCGGTTCAGCCATTCAGGTTCCGGGAAGTACAAATACAGTTACCGGTTCAGCAATCTCCATCGATGGAGGTATCGTAATTACTGTTTCCAGTGGTAATGCAAAATTATCCCATGGACTTGTTAAGGATATACGTAAGTCAGTCAAAGATTTTGTGAAGGAAAATGTTGTGGTTGAGGTTTCTAGTGTAGGACTAGACCGTGTAAAGGAAGCAAGAGAACTTGGAGTGACACCGGGTAAATTAAATCTAGTTGAAAAATTAAAGAAGAGTGCAGCTGACCCTGAAAGCATTGTCATTGAGGAATGGTTAGATAAGCCTGTAAAAGTTATTATGCAAGAAATCAAGAAGAATAAAAAAGCAGCAGTTACTGCCGATGAGACAGCCGAGGTGAAAACTCAGGAGGATACTGACAGCGGCAACACAGATATCGATAAAGTGAAGGAAGAAAAAAAGAATACAGATAAAATAGATAACAAAAAAGTGAAAAAAGAAAAGGTCAAGAAAGAGAAAGACGATAAAGAAAATATCACAAACAGTGATAAAGACAAAGAGGATACCATCAAGTCACAAGATAAAAAAGAAAATGTAAAGAGTGAAAAAGCTTCAGATAAAATTGAAAAAAAGGAACTGAAAAAACAATCAAAAGAAGCACTCAAGGCTAAGAAAGAGGAAGAGAAAGAGCAAAAAGCCGAGACAAAAGATCAGAAAAAGTATGAAAAAGATACAGAGAAATCACAATACAGCGGAGACATTAAGGATGAGGAGGAACAGGATGACCAGGGTAATAGTAATAAGTCCAATGGAGAATCCTATGGTAAATACAAAAGCAGTGAATCCTCCGATTCAAAATCGGAAAAGAATCCCCAGCACAAATAG
- a CDS encoding MBL fold metallo-hydrolase: MKMNEKGQMVAPATCRMTAEDFENKDGTSVYWLGGGGAMINSQGTIIMIDPVLEGFDMPLLIDIPILPQEVPEVDAVLVSHSDSDHYSRVTCKNLKSVCKAYHTTLYVASLMKEECDIDGNGHDIAEHIQVGEIDIELTPADHAWQRLYESYNYRVWEDRECCGFYLRTRDAKIWYVGDSRLMECQLHMDSPDVILFDFSDNYVHIGLENAYKLANTYPDAKLVLIHWGTIDAPNEKAFNGNPQNIIDHVVNPERVIVLAPGQEYKIH; encoded by the coding sequence ATGAAAATGAATGAAAAAGGCCAAATGGTAGCACCGGCTACCTGTAGGATGACAGCCGAAGATTTTGAAAATAAAGATGGAACAAGTGTATATTGGTTAGGTGGTGGAGGAGCCATGATAAACAGTCAGGGCACAATCATCATGATTGATCCCGTATTGGAAGGGTTTGATATGCCGTTATTAATTGATATACCGATTTTACCACAAGAAGTACCCGAGGTGGATGCGGTTCTGGTTTCCCATTCAGATAGTGATCATTATTCCAGAGTTACCTGTAAGAACTTGAAATCTGTGTGCAAAGCATATCATACAACGCTCTATGTGGCTTCATTAATGAAGGAAGAGTGTGACATTGATGGAAATGGGCATGATATAGCAGAACATATTCAAGTGGGAGAGATAGACATAGAACTGACACCTGCAGATCACGCCTGGCAGAGATTGTATGAAAGCTATAATTACCGAGTATGGGAAGACAGAGAATGTTGTGGATTTTATTTGCGTACAAGAGATGCAAAAATCTGGTATGTTGGAGATTCTAGATTAATGGAATGTCAGCTACACATGGATTCGCCGGATGTAATACTCTTTGATTTCTCAGATAATTATGTACATATTGGTTTGGAGAATGCATACAAACTAGCCAATACGTATCCTGATGCGAAGCTTGTGCTGATTCATTGGGGAACAATAGATGCACCGAATGAGAAAGCATTTAATGGCAATCCGCAGAATATCATCGATCATGTAGTCAATCCAGAGCGCGTAATTGTACTGGCACCAGGCCAGGAATACAAGATTCATTAA
- a CDS encoding S8 family serine peptidase, giving the protein MKKKVTAVLTAIVLTVTSALANPFAYPVILADTMEGISASQGNATTAAAVTGSKKPNTIPGGLKGYHNSDIPDKNKLVTVIVELDGSPLLDRYIGSDVQMRTGSYSSFDEFSKSAQADAITSELRTQQDNVINQISHKKTLNTASDVLYHYTTIMNGFAIRINYGAIDTIKKISGVKTAYVAPLYNKIDPVMDSSTNTIGASALWDLNYKGQGTTVAIIDTGLDVNHPGFSVMPVSPKYADASFLQERLTNSANGLLSGITDVSNTFVNTKIPYAYDYADKDINVVPSPESIVKNNNEHGTHVAGTVAAPEGDSDNITGVAPEAQLMIMKVFSDTIGDTGASTENILAAIEDSVVLGADVINMSLGSSSGFTDEGEASVSDVYNRVESAGITMAVSAGNSYNSTYQNGFNGSAFSSNPDTSVVGSPSTYMTPLSVASVVNTSYHAYYFETDGTKITYTETAAGDQPLFSSLSAVSGGAIEYVPVPGIGNNSDYAGINVDGKIALVNRGGIAFNDKLIYAKDHGAAAIVVSNNTSGTISMAITDYSIPAVSITQADGNFLRSAQNKILTISGETAVFPDSRGNTPSDFSSLGVTPDLKLKPEIAAPGENIYSTLPDGKYGSMSGTSMASPHIAGAYALMKQYLNEKTEYFLTSPEKAVIATDLLMSTAVPSHNSEGIPYSPRKQGSGIVNVYNAINSGAYLYTDEEGDANGRPKLNLGDDKEKAGTFTKSFHIRSISGSAITYVPKNVVLSESVTPTAYGNVLNDTPTDISDYSDVSISVNGATVVSGSAITLNSEADLTVDVTITLKEELKQQLNASFENGIFIDGYLTLVSDGVDLSIPFMGFYGDWTQAPLFDSGSATNLQGYQQDIHALYSKIDEGYSFLGVNPFDNNAYSLIGKYNPYMYSDYYDYYAPCADTDKIAISPNKDGNFDSLDIAALSLLRNAKALNYQITDADGNSLLSKSLPYERKTQYQSSEKAIVPTYLSLSYDGWDSKGAPLPNNSVVTLTVNGELDYSNHSQNNTRSQLTFPITIDTQNPTLLAVNSTEDSISLTVQDNQYVAAVMLYNKTDEENSPAVFLLDEDSKGKDTELTLSKEDLPFSDLSLSNLTVTIYDYAMNSESFDLGNYVPTLSPTDTVTPSPTDTVTPSPTDTITPSPTDTVTPSPTDTITPSPTDTVTPLPTVTITPAPTNTVTPLPTDTATPSPTDTVTPSPTNTITPSPTDTVTPSPTSTISPSPTSTITPSPTDTITPSPTDTITPTPIVTATPTPTVTTVPTPTMTPAPTKAPDYSKNAKVSLTSASVFPKESTSVKVKLSSKITDKDTLRITYSSTNKAVATISQKGVINALSSGTVTINVKVTVNNNSTTYKLNLTVKTPYITFTKKASLLNTGTSFTYKARAYGIKLPVTYSLSNTNLAVIDEKSGKLTAIKPGVVYITAKAGTYTKRYKLRIK; this is encoded by the coding sequence ATGAAAAAGAAAGTCACAGCGGTACTTACAGCTATTGTGCTGACAGTTACCTCAGCGCTGGCAAATCCTTTTGCTTATCCGGTAATCTTAGCGGATACCATGGAAGGTATTTCTGCCAGTCAAGGAAATGCCACAACCGCCGCTGCCGTCACCGGCAGTAAAAAGCCAAATACCATACCCGGTGGTCTGAAAGGGTATCATAACAGCGATATTCCTGACAAGAATAAGCTGGTCACTGTCATTGTTGAGCTGGATGGTTCTCCTCTCCTGGACCGGTATATTGGAAGTGATGTACAGATGCGAACCGGCTCTTATAGCAGCTTTGATGAATTTAGCAAGTCTGCCCAGGCAGATGCCATCACATCTGAACTAAGAACCCAGCAAGATAATGTAATCAATCAAATATCTCATAAAAAAACATTGAACACTGCATCAGATGTACTGTATCACTATACTACCATAATGAATGGTTTTGCAATTCGAATAAATTATGGTGCAATTGATACCATAAAAAAGATAAGCGGTGTAAAGACAGCCTATGTAGCTCCTCTCTATAATAAGATAGATCCCGTTATGGATTCCAGCACCAATACAATTGGTGCCAGTGCGCTCTGGGACCTAAATTATAAAGGCCAGGGTACAACGGTTGCAATTATTGATACCGGTCTTGACGTAAATCACCCCGGATTTTCTGTTATGCCGGTAAGTCCTAAATATGCGGATGCCTCTTTCTTGCAGGAAAGGCTGACCAACAGTGCAAACGGTCTTTTATCAGGTATTACCGATGTGTCAAACACCTTTGTTAATACCAAGATTCCCTATGCCTATGATTATGCGGATAAGGATATTAATGTTGTCCCAAGCCCTGAATCTATTGTGAAAAATAATAATGAACATGGTACCCATGTAGCCGGTACAGTTGCAGCTCCCGAAGGAGACTCTGATAATATTACAGGCGTCGCACCGGAAGCTCAGCTTATGATAATGAAAGTCTTCAGCGATACGATTGGAGATACCGGCGCTTCTACCGAAAATATCCTGGCTGCCATCGAAGATTCTGTGGTACTAGGTGCTGATGTTATAAACATGAGCCTTGGTTCTTCCAGCGGCTTTACGGATGAAGGTGAGGCCTCTGTTTCGGATGTATATAATCGGGTTGAGAGTGCCGGCATAACCATGGCAGTTTCCGCCGGCAATAGTTATAACAGTACTTATCAAAACGGTTTTAATGGATCTGCTTTCTCGTCGAACCCCGATACTTCAGTTGTCGGATCTCCTTCCACTTACATGACACCTCTATCCGTTGCCAGTGTAGTAAACACCAGTTATCATGCTTATTACTTTGAAACTGATGGTACTAAAATAACCTATACGGAAACCGCAGCCGGCGACCAGCCCTTATTCTCTTCCCTTTCAGCAGTTTCCGGCGGTGCTATTGAATATGTTCCTGTCCCAGGCATCGGTAATAACAGTGATTATGCCGGGATAAATGTAGACGGTAAGATAGCTCTTGTTAACCGGGGCGGGATAGCTTTTAATGATAAACTAATTTATGCCAAGGACCATGGTGCTGCTGCAATCGTTGTCAGCAACAACACCTCCGGCACCATAAGTATGGCTATTACAGACTACAGTATACCTGCAGTCTCCATTACCCAAGCCGATGGCAATTTTCTTAGAAGTGCCCAAAACAAGATTCTAACTATATCAGGGGAAACCGCTGTATTCCCTGACAGCCGTGGGAATACTCCTTCGGACTTCTCTTCTTTGGGTGTAACACCGGATTTAAAATTAAAACCTGAAATAGCCGCTCCGGGAGAAAATATTTACTCCACTCTGCCTGATGGGAAATATGGTTCCATGAGTGGTACTTCCATGGCATCTCCTCATATTGCAGGTGCTTATGCTTTAATGAAGCAATATCTGAATGAGAAGACCGAGTATTTCTTGACCTCTCCGGAAAAAGCTGTTATTGCTACTGATCTGCTTATGAGTACAGCAGTACCCTCCCATAACAGTGAAGGAATTCCATATTCACCACGTAAACAGGGCAGCGGTATTGTCAATGTATATAATGCGATAAATTCCGGAGCATATCTGTACACAGATGAAGAAGGGGACGCCAATGGCAGGCCGAAGTTAAACTTAGGGGATGATAAAGAGAAAGCCGGCACCTTTACAAAATCCTTTCACATTCGAAGTATCTCAGGTTCTGCAATCACCTATGTTCCAAAGAATGTTGTTTTATCCGAGTCTGTTACCCCTACAGCATATGGAAATGTTCTGAATGATACCCCAACTGACATCAGTGACTATTCGGATGTATCCATTTCTGTAAACGGTGCCACAGTAGTATCCGGTAGCGCAATTACGCTTAATTCGGAAGCAGATTTAACTGTTGATGTTACAATTACCTTGAAGGAAGAACTCAAGCAGCAGCTTAATGCATCCTTTGAAAACGGAATCTTCATTGACGGGTATTTAACACTAGTTTCAGATGGTGTAGATTTATCTATTCCCTTTATGGGCTTTTATGGAGACTGGACCCAAGCGCCTCTTTTTGATTCTGGTTCCGCAACAAATCTTCAAGGTTACCAGCAAGATATACATGCTCTCTATTCCAAGATTGATGAAGGCTACAGTTTTCTTGGTGTGAATCCCTTCGATAATAATGCCTATTCTCTCATTGGAAAATATAATCCTTACATGTATTCTGATTATTATGACTATTATGCACCTTGCGCTGATACCGATAAGATTGCTATCTCACCAAATAAAGACGGGAATTTCGACAGTCTTGATATTGCAGCCTTAAGTCTTCTGCGAAATGCCAAAGCCTTAAATTACCAGATAACTGATGCAGACGGAAATTCCTTGCTGTCAAAATCTCTGCCTTATGAAAGAAAAACCCAGTATCAATCCAGTGAAAAGGCAATTGTTCCTACCTATCTATCCTTATCTTATGATGGTTGGGACAGTAAAGGTGCCCCTCTGCCAAATAATTCTGTCGTTACGTTAACCGTTAACGGTGAACTGGATTATTCTAATCATAGCCAGAACAATACCAGAAGCCAATTAACCTTCCCAATAACCATAGATACACAAAATCCGACTCTCCTTGCCGTTAACAGTACAGAGGATTCCATAAGCCTCACCGTACAGGATAATCAATATGTAGCTGCTGTTATGCTGTATAACAAGACCGATGAAGAAAACTCTCCGGCAGTATTTTTATTGGATGAGGATTCCAAGGGAAAGGATACTGAACTTACCCTTAGCAAGGAAGATCTTCCTTTTTCCGATCTTTCTTTATCGAATCTCACCGTTACTATATACGATTATGCTATGAATAGTGAGAGCTTTGACCTTGGGAACTATGTACCAACTCTATCACCTACTGATACAGTAACTCCTTCACCTACTGATACTGTAACTCCTTCACCTACTGATACAATAACCCCTTCACCTACTGATACTGTAACTCCTTCACCTACTGATACAATAACCCCTTCACCTACTGATACTGTAACTCCCTTACCCACTGTTACAATAACTCCTGCACCTACTAATACTGTAACTCCTTTACCCACTGATACAGCAACTCCCTCACCCACTGATACTGTAACTCCTTCACCCACTAATACAATAACTCCTTCACCTACTGATACAGTAACTCCTTCACCTACTAGTACAATATCTCCTTCACCTACTAGTACGATAACTCCTTCACCTACTGATACGATAACTCCTTCACCTACTGATACGATAACTCCTACCCCTATTGTAACGGCTACCCCTACACCAACTGTAACAACCGTACCTACACCCACTATGACACCAGCGCCGACAAAAGCTCCAGATTACTCCAAAAATGCTAAGGTATCACTTACCTCTGCAAGCGTATTTCCGAAGGAATCAACCTCTGTTAAAGTAAAATTATCCTCTAAAATTACAGATAAGGATACCCTGCGTATTACTTACAGCTCAACGAATAAAGCAGTTGCAACCATTTCACAAAAGGGGGTTATAAACGCACTGTCTTCCGGCACGGTAACTATTAATGTAAAGGTTACGGTTAATAATAATTCTACCACCTACAAGCTGAACCTTACCGTTAAGACACCTTATATCACATTTACTAAAAAAGCTTCCCTACTGAATACAGGAACTAGTTTTACTTATAAGGCTAGAGCTTATGGTATAAAGCTGCCTGTGACTTACTCCCTATCTAACACCAATCTTGCGGTAATTGATGAAAAAAGCGGTAAACTAACCGCTATAAAGCCAGGTGTTGTTTATATAACTGCGAAAGCAGGTACTTATACCAAAAGATATAAATTAAGAATTAAATAA
- a CDS encoding ECF transporter S component, whose protein sequence is MNKKLINLILSALMAALTCIATMIIHIPTPAFGYIHFGDGMVLLSGIFLGPFYGSVSAGIGSMLADVFSGYMGFAPATLIIKALAALAGGIVYHLILKLPLPRGENILAVILGGISGGIIVVAGYYLFSAFVLGMGPVAALVDIPFNVVQTAFGIIGAALLQPVMGKIPLLRESLYQTRK, encoded by the coding sequence ATGAATAAAAAATTAATTAACCTAATACTCTCAGCACTGATGGCTGCTTTGACTTGTATTGCAACCATGATAATCCATATTCCTACACCTGCCTTTGGGTATATCCACTTCGGAGACGGAATGGTCTTGCTTAGCGGGATTTTTTTAGGACCCTTTTATGGCAGCGTGTCCGCAGGAATCGGCTCCATGCTTGCAGATGTATTCTCCGGCTATATGGGCTTTGCACCTGCAACTCTTATCATTAAAGCTCTGGCAGCCTTAGCCGGCGGTATAGTCTATCATCTAATATTAAAATTACCTTTACCCAGAGGCGAAAATATACTGGCAGTTATTCTAGGCGGAATCAGCGGAGGCATTATAGTGGTTGCCGGTTATTATCTATTCTCTGCTTTCGTTCTCGGTATGGGACCTGTTGCAGCCTTAGTGGATATTCCTTTTAACGTGGTACAAACTGCTTTTGGTATCATAGGCGCCGCACTGCTGCAGCCTGTCATGGGGAAAATCCCCCTGTTAAGGGAAAGCCTTTATCAAACCCGCAAATAA
- the larB gene encoding nickel pincer cofactor biosynthesis protein LarB yields MDIYKFLEQVKSGEMQLDEAAEVLKNLPYEELDFAKLDHHRHLRSGFGEVVFCQGKSLEHLTEIYRRFYQHDTNVLGTRATKEQYEEVKKVIDCVTYDPLSRILSIEKEKQEKKGLVAICTGGTADLFVAEEAARTAEFFGSNVVRIYDVGVAGIHRLFSKLEDIRKANCIVAVAGMEGALGGVLAGLVDKPVIAVPTSVGYGTSFGGVSALLTMLNSCAEGLAVVNIDNGFGAGYMATQINRLCKE; encoded by the coding sequence ATGGATATCTATAAATTTCTGGAGCAAGTAAAATCCGGTGAAATGCAGCTTGATGAAGCTGCGGAAGTATTAAAGAATTTGCCTTATGAAGAGTTGGATTTTGCGAAGTTAGACCACCATAGGCATTTAAGGAGCGGGTTTGGCGAAGTTGTCTTTTGCCAGGGGAAAAGTCTGGAACATCTGACAGAAATATACCGCAGGTTCTATCAGCATGATACCAATGTACTTGGAACCAGAGCAACTAAGGAGCAATATGAGGAAGTAAAAAAGGTAATTGATTGTGTAACCTATGATCCGCTGTCAAGAATACTCTCCATCGAAAAAGAGAAGCAGGAGAAAAAAGGCCTGGTTGCTATCTGTACAGGAGGAACGGCAGACCTTTTTGTAGCAGAGGAAGCGGCCAGAACAGCAGAGTTCTTTGGCAGTAATGTAGTTCGTATTTATGATGTGGGGGTTGCAGGTATTCACAGATTATTTTCCAAGCTGGAAGATATCAGAAAAGCAAATTGTATCGTAGCAGTTGCGGGAATGGAGGGAGCTCTTGGAGGAGTGCTGGCAGGGCTGGTAGATAAGCCGGTGATTGCTGTCCCCACCTCTGTTGGTTATGGTACAAGCTTTGGGGGGGTATCAGCACTTTTAACCATGCTGAATTCCTGTGCGGAAGGTCTGGCAGTAGTTAATATTGACAACGGTTTTGGAGCCGGCTACATGGCAACACAAATTAACAGGCTTTGTAAGGAGTAA